The proteins below come from a single Papaver somniferum cultivar HN1 chromosome 11, ASM357369v1, whole genome shotgun sequence genomic window:
- the LOC113324067 gene encoding uncharacterized protein LOC113324067 — MENAVGLMTVFAVSGSVALVALQAHKRLLSDFMKRVELQLGTNPNAGVERMANACSHSPIQSKTHSILKMAEGSKVQQKKKVRFADDAIEPSSNNKEYRLQRSWPIMPNAKPCLM, encoded by the exons ATGGAGAATGCGGTAGGATTGATGACGGTTTTTGCTGTATCAGGAAGTGTGGCTCTTGTTGCTCTACAAGCTCATAAGCGTCttctctctgatttcatgaaaagaGTTGAATTACAACTAGGAACTAATCCTAATGCTG GAGTTGAAAGGATGGCTAACGCTTGCTCACACTCTCCAATCCAATCGAAAACTCATAGCATTCTAAAAATGGCCGAGGGTTCGAAAGTTCAACAAAAGAAGAAAGTCCGTTTTGCAGATGATGCAATCGAGCCGTCATCAAATAATAAAGAATATCGACTGCAACGTTCATGGCCAATAATGCCAAATGCTAAACCCTGCCTGATGTAG
- the LOC113325451 gene encoding uncharacterized protein LOC113325451, which yields MLWVSSMSLRLLPLPVCLYVWTLQNKLRIQKKITSSLSKDIRLMLFSDIFPTEIQKMDYDFLILMELIVVPLCHLRLYTQLTFILRESMPAAQILKKMSMRIMSLRRSIGYIIQDNWLYGVEHNHDSQLNMVYPYFPRLPHVQITKIVRCPFSTHFVSCHWM from the exons ATGTTATGGGTATCATCAATGAGCCTACGGCTGCTGCCATTGCCTG TTTGTTTATATGTATGGACTTTGCAAAACAAATTGAGGATTCAGAAGAAGATTACCAGTTCACTAAGCAAAGATATCAG GTTGATGCTCTTCAGTGATATCTTTCCAACTGAGATACAG AAGATGGATTatgattttcttattttgatgGAGTTGATAGTGGTGCCATTGTGCCATCTGAGATTGTACACTCAATTGACATTCATCCTTCGCGAAAGCATGCCTGCG GCACAAATACTGAAGAAAATGTCTATGAGAATCATGTCACTCAG GCGCTCAATAGGATATATAATCCAAGATAATTGGCTCTATGGTGTTGAACACAATCATGATTCACAATTAAATATGGTATATCCATATTTTCCAAGACTGCCCCATGTTCAGATTACTAAGATTGTTAGGTGCCCTTTTTCAACACATTTTGTAAGCTGTCATTGGATGTAA